Proteins encoded by one window of Dehalococcoidia bacterium:
- a CDS encoding DUF134 domain-containing protein codes for MPRPIKWRRVAEMLPTNYFKPAGVPLRLLQEVTLAVEEAEAIRLKDLLGLEQQECAEKMGVSRPTFHRILRSAHRKVATALVNGQALRIEGGNFAMPSQLFRCEPHGHQWQVPFDSLAQGRLLTCPACRTPQVQPVLPGTAPAGRGWGRGRRRGWRGGRG; via the coding sequence ATGCCCCGACCCATCAAGTGGCGCAGAGTTGCGGAGATGCTGCCGACCAACTATTTCAAGCCGGCGGGCGTGCCGCTGCGCCTGCTGCAAGAGGTAACCCTCGCCGTCGAGGAGGCGGAAGCGATTCGCCTGAAAGACCTCCTCGGGCTGGAGCAGCAAGAGTGCGCGGAGAAGATGGGTGTCTCGCGTCCCACGTTCCATCGCATATTGCGGTCCGCCCACCGGAAGGTCGCGACGGCGCTTGTCAACGGCCAGGCGCTGCGGATCGAGGGGGGCAACTTCGCCATGCCGAGCCAGCTCTTTCGCTGCGAGCCGCACGGCCACCAGTGGCAGGTCCCGTTTGATAGCCTGGCGCAGGGCCGGCTGTTGACGTGCCCGGCCTGTCGCACGCCTCAGGTGCAGCCCGTGTTGCCGGGCACCGCGCCGGCAGGACGCGGTTGGGGCAGGGGAAGGCGGCGCGGTTGGAGAGGAGGAAGAGGATGA
- a CDS encoding SdrD B-like domain-containing protein: protein MIAKKSRAGGWIRRLIPALFLLGLMIAPGQASPRESSAQGNDLLLLNVVSARTEPLAFDGAGVVAGAPVTEYQFIINVDNTGDPTQPRSPGCSPTDPAYPANCDWPSIRAVPGAAPIFTQGDQTVLNSATGITMPPGKYLISVMADGYKLGGAHFSVPLAGPVPVELQPHPLPPATMRIKVFEDISPTNGQFDAPAEHGLAGFTAIINDIVGQVSTDVFGNPLCTQYDAAGNPIGQTNCLVSDANGDITVPNLGPNRYDVNMSPPAGEGWVQTTTLEGSHSWDTWLQEAGTGLDNEFVVAGEPFPWTVFGYTRPTNAFAGSGATGGITGTIVAASVWVPQNGGLPYYGAQWGGLNGARVTGPVSDAWVALTDLQTGDTVAYVGKADANGNFTISEVPDGNYLFTYWDERQHYILDWMQLTVSGGQMVDLGTPFLTGWFTWIEGYVFHDLNSNGKRDPSEPGLPDYLVVLKDRDNTEVDRMTIAVTTDMNGYYFFDRAYPMGSWMILEAYNDRYYTTGVTYQVENQPTETTVLGNGVDVGVLPVLGHTGRLDWGVRPYEPGTNGGIVGTVFYDTTRNELDARYQAVEGWAPGIPDLRVNVYQTVRDANGNLVKEADGSYAKGLLVNSSLTETWERPKDCQARDADGNPVDQEVLPPATGGHDCLEGPLMGLQFQNGFASLDGNYGFTTIWPMGLDPVTYEPNPADMETAMPAGDYLVEVEVPNDGVFGQPLYKVVKEEDINVFGGDQFIPAIPPPECAGPLHIVDVAGIGPDGPGAVVNPSFVEAGGSPFEGMPMPLCNVKLVTVSNGRSIAPTFNLFTDVPIPGKWKGYIIDDLTISTDAQSLMFGEKAGMANAPIGVYDFTNRLVTTVHSDPNGVYEVLLPSTYSMNCPTPSGVCPNVYYILGNDPGQPGRLNTNYNPQYRTIGASFEIWPGAILPSDLAPTQIGVSILAPGSNVMTPAQCALDDATPQLFAVSVPYADVGGNRPGAVTIQGLGFGAAQGAGAVTLDGVPLPVTAWSDTQISANIPSNTPTGPHQLKITADNGRTTVNGLTFHVLGPQYRPDIYEVGPGRAYATIQSAIDAAAARPNRDSLVVVYPGAPVPPWNPTGIYYENPIIHSRVKLQGVGPGGVYGDGTPVLGSVIDGVGVTGDTPYAENWRIFVESLTWSGNQTIYEGPVIYILAEDGEFTAGYRTAIDGFTIQGGDQQGFPNFLPGAEPGAGAVITVQGGGIFANGYARYLQISNNVLKSNGGAYGGAIRLGTPHLPGTLNDNQNDGVTIAYNRILANGGTNLAGGIGLFSGAEGYEIAYNDICGNFSAEYGGGISHYGYSPNGKIHDNRIYFNRSYDEGGGIMIAGELPADPALLSPGSGPVDIYRNLIQANLANDDGGGIRFLMAGNYPFNVYNNFIVNNVSTHEGGGVSLNDAPDVRAYNNTIMKNITTATAVTSNGFPAPAGLSTARNSNLLQATLPPGSPIFSNPLLFNNVFWDNRAGTWTGGGVAGIGLDGDPNPINYWDLGVADGTGLLSPTNSLMQVDTGTIPDASNVVGADPQVTTIYDTSVSVLPWRGFPRFVDTLLVAVNLPVTLLGDYHLAVGSPAIDLGAASKGAVSAPATDIDGEARPAGAAFDAGADEFSGAAGPIAFPSTPIIDSFDRANGALGAGWAGNTNQNTFRILNNEVQVRQNGAIWRVASFGADQEAYFTFTKVVPTATVQGLLLKFNGSNPGAGNASLIEVSYDATAGVVNVLTRAPGQGWVSRGQFAATFVAGDVFGARAQADGAVSAFKNGALIGSVNVQGGPNPWPSAYVTGGGRIGARFVAPSFAVPNDARFDDFGGGTMP from the coding sequence ATGATCGCGAAGAAGAGCCGGGCGGGTGGTTGGATCAGACGGCTGATCCCCGCGCTGTTCCTCCTGGGACTGATGATCGCGCCGGGGCAGGCGTCGCCGCGCGAATCGAGCGCGCAGGGCAACGATCTGCTGCTCCTGAACGTCGTCAGCGCCCGGACGGAGCCGCTGGCGTTCGATGGAGCCGGCGTCGTCGCGGGGGCGCCGGTAACGGAGTATCAGTTCATCATCAACGTCGACAACACGGGCGACCCCACGCAACCCCGCAGCCCCGGCTGCTCCCCCACCGACCCCGCCTACCCCGCCAACTGCGACTGGCCCTCCATCCGAGCCGTGCCGGGCGCAGCACCCATCTTCACTCAGGGCGATCAGACGGTTCTGAACAGCGCGACCGGCATCACGATGCCGCCCGGAAAATACCTCATCTCGGTCATGGCAGACGGCTACAAGCTCGGCGGCGCCCATTTCAGCGTGCCGCTTGCCGGGCCAGTGCCCGTCGAGTTGCAGCCGCACCCGCTGCCGCCGGCAACGATGCGCATTAAAGTGTTCGAGGACATATCGCCCACGAACGGCCAGTTCGATGCCCCGGCGGAGCACGGCCTTGCCGGCTTCACGGCCATCATCAACGACATCGTCGGCCAGGTCAGCACCGACGTCTTCGGCAACCCTCTCTGCACGCAGTACGACGCGGCCGGCAACCCCATCGGCCAGACGAACTGCCTGGTGAGCGACGCCAACGGCGATATAACCGTGCCCAACCTGGGGCCCAACCGCTACGACGTCAACATGTCGCCGCCCGCCGGCGAGGGTTGGGTACAGACAACGACCCTCGAAGGCTCTCATAGCTGGGACACCTGGCTCCAGGAGGCGGGCACCGGCCTCGACAACGAGTTCGTGGTCGCCGGTGAGCCCTTCCCCTGGACGGTGTTCGGCTACACGAGGCCGACGAACGCCTTCGCCGGTTCGGGCGCTACGGGCGGAATCACCGGGACCATCGTCGCCGCTTCCGTGTGGGTGCCTCAGAACGGCGGCCTCCCCTACTACGGCGCTCAATGGGGCGGACTCAACGGCGCCAGGGTAACGGGCCCCGTCAGCGACGCCTGGGTCGCGCTGACGGACCTGCAGACCGGCGACACCGTCGCCTACGTCGGCAAGGCGGATGCAAACGGCAACTTCACAATCAGCGAGGTGCCCGACGGCAACTATCTCTTCACCTACTGGGACGAGCGACAGCACTACATCCTCGACTGGATGCAGCTGACCGTCTCCGGCGGACAGATGGTCGATCTGGGCACGCCTTTCCTCACCGGATGGTTCACCTGGATCGAGGGATACGTCTTCCACGATCTCAACAGCAACGGCAAGAGAGACCCCAGCGAGCCCGGCCTTCCCGATTACCTCGTGGTGCTCAAAGACCGCGACAACACCGAGGTCGACCGCATGACGATCGCGGTGACCACGGACATGAACGGCTACTACTTCTTCGACCGCGCCTACCCCATGGGCTCGTGGATGATCCTCGAAGCCTACAACGACCGCTACTACACCACCGGCGTCACCTACCAGGTCGAGAACCAGCCCACGGAGACGACGGTGCTCGGTAACGGCGTGGACGTCGGCGTGCTGCCCGTCCTCGGCCACACCGGCCGCCTCGACTGGGGCGTACGGCCGTATGAGCCGGGGACAAATGGCGGCATCGTCGGCACGGTCTTCTACGACACTACTCGCAACGAGCTCGACGCCCGCTACCAGGCGGTCGAAGGGTGGGCGCCCGGCATCCCCGATCTGCGCGTCAACGTCTACCAGACTGTCAGAGACGCCAACGGCAATCTGGTGAAGGAAGCCGACGGCTCCTACGCGAAGGGACTGCTCGTGAACAGCAGCTTGACCGAGACGTGGGAGCGGCCGAAGGACTGTCAGGCCCGCGACGCCGACGGCAACCCCGTCGACCAGGAGGTGCTGCCTCCCGCGACCGGCGGCCACGACTGCCTCGAGGGGCCGCTGATGGGACTGCAGTTCCAGAACGGTTTCGCTTCGCTGGACGGCAACTACGGCTTCACCACGATCTGGCCCATGGGCCTCGACCCCGTAACGTACGAGCCGAACCCGGCCGACATGGAAACGGCCATGCCCGCCGGCGACTACCTTGTCGAGGTCGAAGTCCCGAACGACGGGGTCTTTGGCCAGCCGCTGTACAAGGTGGTCAAGGAAGAAGACATCAACGTGTTCGGCGGCGACCAGTTCATACCGGCCATCCCGCCGCCGGAGTGCGCCGGGCCGCTTCACATCGTGGACGTCGCCGGCATAGGCCCCGACGGTCCGGGCGCTGTCGTCAACCCGTCCTTCGTCGAGGCGGGCGGCAGCCCCTTCGAGGGCATGCCGATGCCTCTCTGCAACGTGAAGCTGGTGACGGTGAGCAACGGGCGCTCCATCGCCCCGACCTTCAACCTGTTCACTGACGTGCCCATCCCCGGCAAGTGGAAGGGGTACATAATCGACGACCTGACGATTTCTACCGATGCTCAAAGCCTCATGTTCGGTGAGAAGGCGGGCATGGCGAACGCCCCCATCGGCGTGTACGACTTCACGAACCGCCTCGTCACCACCGTCCACTCCGACCCCAACGGCGTGTACGAGGTGCTGCTCCCGTCGACCTACTCGATGAATTGTCCGACGCCCTCCGGGGTCTGCCCGAACGTGTACTACATCCTGGGCAACGACCCCGGTCAGCCGGGCCGGCTGAACACCAACTACAACCCGCAATACCGCACCATCGGCGCCAGCTTCGAGATCTGGCCGGGCGCGATCCTGCCCTCAGACCTGGCGCCCACGCAGATCGGCGTCAGTATCCTCGCGCCGGGCTCGAACGTCATGACCCCCGCCCAGTGCGCGCTCGACGACGCGACGCCGCAGCTCTTCGCGGTGTCGGTCCCGTACGCGGACGTCGGCGGCAACCGCCCCGGCGCAGTCACCATTCAAGGGCTCGGCTTCGGCGCGGCCCAGGGCGCGGGCGCCGTCACCCTTGACGGCGTGCCGCTGCCGGTGACCGCGTGGAGCGACACGCAAATCAGCGCGAATATCCCGTCCAACACGCCTACCGGCCCCCACCAGCTCAAGATCACCGCCGACAACGGCCGGACAACCGTTAACGGCCTGACCTTCCACGTCCTCGGACCGCAATACAGGCCGGACATCTATGAGGTCGGGCCCGGCAGGGCGTACGCGACCATACAGAGCGCGATCGACGCCGCGGCGGCGCGGCCCAACCGCGACTCGCTGGTCGTGGTCTATCCGGGCGCGCCGGTGCCGCCGTGGAACCCGACGGGCATCTACTACGAGAACCCGATCATCCACTCGCGCGTCAAGCTGCAGGGCGTGGGGCCCGGCGGAGTCTACGGCGACGGCACGCCCGTGCTCGGATCGGTCATCGACGGCGTCGGCGTAACCGGCGATACGCCCTACGCGGAGAACTGGCGCATCTTTGTCGAGAGCCTGACGTGGTCCGGCAACCAGACGATATACGAAGGGCCCGTCATCTACATCCTTGCCGAAGACGGCGAGTTCACCGCCGGCTACCGGACGGCGATCGATGGGTTCACCATCCAGGGCGGCGACCAGCAGGGGTTCCCCAACTTCCTGCCCGGGGCGGAGCCCGGCGCCGGCGCGGTGATCACCGTGCAGGGCGGCGGCATCTTCGCCAACGGCTACGCCCGCTACCTTCAGATTAGCAACAACGTGCTCAAGAGCAACGGCGGCGCCTACGGGGGCGCGATCAGGCTGGGAACGCCGCATCTCCCCGGCACCCTGAACGACAATCAGAACGACGGCGTGACCATCGCCTACAACCGCATCCTCGCCAACGGCGGCACGAACCTCGCCGGCGGCATCGGCCTGTTCTCCGGCGCCGAGGGGTACGAGATCGCCTACAACGACATCTGCGGCAACTTCTCGGCCGAGTACGGCGGGGGCATCAGCCACTACGGCTACAGCCCCAACGGGAAGATCCACGACAACCGCATCTACTTCAACCGGTCGTACGATGAGGGAGGCGGCATCATGATCGCCGGCGAGCTTCCCGCCGACCCGGCGCTGCTGTCGCCCGGCTCGGGGCCCGTCGACATCTACCGCAACCTCATCCAGGCAAATCTGGCAAACGACGATGGCGGCGGCATCCGCTTCCTCATGGCCGGAAACTACCCGTTCAACGTCTACAACAACTTCATCGTCAACAACGTGTCCACGCACGAAGGCGGCGGCGTCTCCCTCAACGACGCGCCTGACGTGCGCGCGTACAACAACACGATAATGAAGAACATCACCACCGCCACGGCGGTGACAAGCAACGGCTTCCCTGCCCCGGCGGGCCTCTCGACGGCGCGCAACAGCAACTTGCTGCAGGCCACGCTGCCGCCCGGCTCGCCGATCTTCAGCAACCCGCTGCTGTTCAACAACGTCTTCTGGGACAACCGCGCCGGCACATGGACGGGCGGCGGCGTCGCCGGAATCGGCCTCGACGGTGATCCGAACCCCATCAACTACTGGGACCTCGGCGTAGCCGACGGGACGGGCCTGCTTTCGCCCACGAATTCGCTGATGCAGGTCGACACCGGCACGATACCCGACGCTTCGAATGTCGTCGGCGCCGACCCGCAAGTGACAACGATTTACGACACGTCCGTTTCCGTCCTGCCGTGGCGAGGCTTTCCCCGCTTCGTGGACACGCTGCTGGTGGCCGTCAACCTGCCGGTCACACTTCTCGGCGACTACCATCTGGCGGTCGGCTCGCCCGCTATCGATTTGGGAGCGGCAAGCAAGGGGGCCGTCAGCGCTCCGGCGACGGACATCGACGGTGAGGCGCGTCCCGCCGGGGCCGCGTTCGACGCCGGCGCAGACGAGTTTAGCGGCGCGGCAGGGCCCATCGCATTCCCGTCGACGCCGATCATCGATAGCTTCGACCGCGCCAATGGCGCCCTGGGCGCCGGCTGGGCCGGCAACACCAACCAGAACACGTTCCGCATCCTCAACAACGAGGTGCAGGTGCGGCAAAACGGCGCCATCTGGCGGGTCGCCTCCTTCGGCGCCGACCAGGAAGCCTACTTCACCTTCACCAAGGTCGTGCCCACGGCCACGGTGCAGGGCCTGCTGCTCAAGTTTAACGGCAGCAACCCGGGCGCGGGGAACGCGTCCCTGATCGAGGTGTCGTATGACGCGACGGCGGGCGTGGTGAACGTCCTCACCAGGGCCCCCGGACAGGGCTGGGTGTCGCGCGGCCAGTTCGCGGCGACGTTCGTTGCCGGGGACGTCTTCGGCGCGAGGGCGCAGGCCGACGGCGCCGTCAGCGCCTTCAAGAACGGCGCGCTGATCGGCAGCGTAAACGTGCAGGGCGGGCCAAACCCCTGGCCGAGCGCGTACGTGACGGGCGGCGGACGGATCGGCGCAAGGTTTGTGGCGCCGAGCTTCGCCGTCCCCAACGACGCCCGCTTCGACGATTTCGGCGGCGGAACGATGCCCTGA